TGACTTCCCAGCCTGGAAAGGCTTAAGTCTGCGTGAATTATTTTGGATTGTCATCACTACAACACCAGTAACCACCTTGTTTTTTATCCTTTTAGGAACAATGGCAGGGTATCCACTGGCCGCTGGCTGCATCGGTTTTGTGATTGGATTCATCCTCTCCATTACCGTGTGGCCAAAAGGAGTCGCCCGTATCAAAGCAGGCAAACCTTATGGTTATGTGATGAAGAAAACCATTCTATGGATGGTGCGATTAAGGCTCAAACACTCGCCCTGGATTCATTATCAAGGACAGTGGCAAAAGAATAAATCTGTTGGAGAGCCTCATGTTTGAATATTGGAAAAAAATCGACAACCTACAACACCATAACCGTTTATTACTGGCTTTTATCGGCCTGTTATCAGTCATCGTTTTGGCCTTAATCATTAACCTCATGACCATGCCCAAACGCTATGAGTTTTGGCTAAGCCCTAATATGGCAGCCAATGGCGGCTTAATGAAAGCAAACGATATCCCTAATGAATATGTACAAGGATTTGTGTCCTCATTAATGCCAACGCTATATACCTGGTCTAATAAAGGCAAAGAAGAATTTAACCAAAACATCAAAGCCTTTCACTATTATTTTACCACTCGTCATGAACAATTACTTAGAGACACGCTGGGTGCTTATAAAAACGCGCAGCTCTTTGACCGTAGCCAAGTAGCCAGTCTTTATCGTTTCATGGAACCCCAAGATATTAGAAAAATTGCTCCTGATACTTGGGAGGTGAAATTAATCCTGCGCATTACTCAAAGACTGAAAGACAACAGCGGCATGGTGATTGCTGACAAAGTAGTAGCCTATCACCTGCGTGTAGTCAAACTCAATTTGTCTCGTTTACACAACCCTTTCCAACTCGCTCTCGATGGCTATACCCGTCCTGAAGAACGTTTACAAGATTTATTGGTCGACACGGAGGAATCCCATGAAACGCATTAAACACATTTTATTAATGCTTGGCTTTATGCTCACGCAAGTGAGCTACGCCCTGCAAAGCGAACATCTGGTTTGGGAAAAAGTCCCTTTAACGATTGAATTACCTATCAATAAAGAAAGGCTGGTTCAATTTCCCCAGGCCATTAAAATCATTGATCAACAGCTCAGTACCAACCTCGATATTCTAAAAGTTAAAGGCAGTTTGTATTTAAAGGCCAAAGACACTTTCAACGATGCACGTTTGATTGTCCAGCTCTTACCCGAAGGTGAAGTGATCATACTGAACCTTAAAGCCAATGAGAAAGCCGTCAATACCACGCCTATTGAAATCCTGATTGATGATCCCAAAACCACTCATCAGTCAGGTGCAAGCCAATACGAATATAACGCCATCCAGCTTACCCGATTTGCTATTCAAGCCTTGTATTCGCCTGAACGCGTCAGAAATATTCCAGAGGGTATTTATCGCTCGCCCATGCAAACCAACAAAACCATTCCCTTATTTTATGGTGCAAGCATTGAAGCGCACCCTCTGGCTTCATGGCGTGGCGGTAGTCTCTATGTCACTGCGGTCGATTTGAAAAACCTGTTGAATCAACCCGTGAAACTGCAATTTTCAAAACTCATGGGACATTGGCAAACCGCAAGTTTCTATCCCAAAGGGGAATTGCCTCCACGAAATCAACATGAAAGCACCACCGTCTTTTTGGTTTCAGATCAACCCTTTGCCACAGCACTTACTCAACATGCGAGGTACAGCCGATGAACAAAAATAAAGGCATTAAAATCTTAGCTGGATCGGTGGTGTTCGCAGTCGTCATGATTCTTATCAATAGCCGTCATACTACGTCTGCTCATGATGATACGCCTAATCCCAACAATTTTCATGAAGCCATTACCAGCCAATTCAACGACAACATCCGTGATGTGTCCGCAAGACTTCTGGAAACAGAAAAGAAACTGGAACAAATGCATAAGGAGAATAAATCGCTGCAAAAGCAATTAAAGCAACCGCTACAAGAAGCGAGCCATACGCTACAAGATGAATTGCAAACGCTGAAAGAAAAGCTCTCAGCCCTTACTGATCATCAAACTCAATCATACCCCATGGAGGGCAATCAAGCTCCTGTATCTTGCCAAATCAAAGATCTGGATGGATTACTGGATAAAGCTCCTATTGAGGGTAAAGTCTTTGCAGAACAAGACACCTCAACCAAAGAAGAAGCCCCAACCAAAACGCCCTTCTATACCATTCCAGCAGGCAGTGATTTCAGTAAAGTCACGCTGTTATCTGCCTTGATGGGTGAAGTACCTGTTGAAGGCAAACTGATGCAGCCCTTGTTTCCCTTTACCGCAATGGTCAGCCGTGGAGACTTAATGACAGCCAATGGGATGCAATTGCCGGAAGAAATTATCGGTATGAAAATCAGTGGTTACTCCATTGGCGTAGGTTCTTTTCTCGATAACATCAGCTGCGTTCGCGCGTATGTCACTGCCGCTTTATTTGTCTTTGAGGATGGGCATTTTGTCAGTATCGGCCAAGAGCAAATGAAAAGCTCTGCGGAGATGGTGAACAATGACAGCATTGGTTATCTGACTACTCAATTCGGCAATCCTTGCATCAAAGGACAGTACATCACTAATGCCCCCAGAGTTTTAGCCGCTTTCATGGCTGCTGGCGGTATTCAGGGGGCTGGCAATGCTTTATCCAAATGGCAAATGAGTTATCAAGCCGAAGGTGGTTCTGCGATTGCCACGCCTACGGGTGATTTAGCACATTTTGCAGCTGGCGGTGCTATTAACGAGGGCAGCCAAAAAATTACTGATTGGCTTGAGAAAAGAATACAAGGCAGCTTCGATATGGTTTTTGTTCCTGCCAGCATCCGCAGTCACTCAGGTTTTATACCAAACCAATTCAGTCTTCATTTCAGTCAAACAATAGCAATTGATAAAGAACACCAAGGGAGGGTATTAGATTATGGTTACCATCAACAAAAGAACTTTGACAATGCTTTGCGCTAGTCTGGCTTTGAGCGCTTGTTCAACCGCCAATATATCGCAAAGCGCCATTCCTGAGCAGGGATTAACAGTCAGTCAGCTTTATCAACAAAGCATGCAACAGCCTATACAAAAGGCTGTTGTTCAACAGGTACGGTTTGAGGATTCAGGCGAAGAATTTAAGCAGCTGCCGAATTCCGAAGTGCCTATCCATATTTTTGCTCATGTGGCTCAGCTTGGCGATGAACAAATCATCAAACCAGCCTATACCACACGCTTTTTTCTTTATAAGCAAAATCAATATGCCCTGGCATCAGAGTTGTATTAAGGAGGTGTGATGAAACGATTATCTAACTGGTTGCTTGGGGAAATGAATCCCCAGGCTATCAAAGAACAAATGATTAAAAAGCAATATGCCAATCCGTTGCCCTCTTTTGCTGACAGACTGGCTATTGTTGATTTCAACGAACAAGAACAGGTGTTTTTATTTGCCGATGGAAAAAGTTTGGGATCAGGGTTTGAGCTAGGAGATATCCAAGCCGAAGCTGCCTCCCCCGAATACTTGCAAGCCGTCTTTAATAAAATCCGCGATACCTTTGCAACGGTGGTTCCCCTCCATGCAATAGACCCTTGGGTTATGCAAATGTTTGTTCAAGACGAATATTGCCTTGATCCAGTTATCGACCATATTAAAG
This region of Legionella clemsonensis genomic DNA includes:
- a CDS encoding TIGR03750 family conjugal transfer protein, with product MSQPSSRHLSHDFPAWKGLSLRELFWIVITTTPVTTLFFILLGTMAGYPLAAGCIGFVIGFILSITVWPKGVARIKAGKPYGYVMKKTILWMVRLRLKHSPWIHYQGQWQKNKSVGEPHV
- a CDS encoding TIGR03746 family integrating conjugative element protein; protein product: MFEYWKKIDNLQHHNRLLLAFIGLLSVIVLALIINLMTMPKRYEFWLSPNMAANGGLMKANDIPNEYVQGFVSSLMPTLYTWSNKGKEEFNQNIKAFHYYFTTRHEQLLRDTLGAYKNAQLFDRSQVASLYRFMEPQDIRKIAPDTWEVKLILRITQRLKDNSGMVIADKVVAYHLRVVKLNLSRLHNPFQLALDGYTRPEERLQDLLVDTEESHETH
- a CDS encoding TIGR03749 family integrating conjugative element protein, with protein sequence MKRIKHILLMLGFMLTQVSYALQSEHLVWEKVPLTIELPINKERLVQFPQAIKIIDQQLSTNLDILKVKGSLYLKAKDTFNDARLIVQLLPEGEVIILNLKANEKAVNTTPIEILIDDPKTTHQSGASQYEYNAIQLTRFAIQALYSPERVRNIPEGIYRSPMQTNKTIPLFYGASIEAHPLASWRGGSLYVTAVDLKNLLNQPVKLQFSKLMGHWQTASFYPKGELPPRNQHESTTVFLVSDQPFATALTQHARYSR
- a CDS encoding TIGR03752 family integrating conjugative element protein, giving the protein MNKNKGIKILAGSVVFAVVMILINSRHTTSAHDDTPNPNNFHEAITSQFNDNIRDVSARLLETEKKLEQMHKENKSLQKQLKQPLQEASHTLQDELQTLKEKLSALTDHQTQSYPMEGNQAPVSCQIKDLDGLLDKAPIEGKVFAEQDTSTKEEAPTKTPFYTIPAGSDFSKVTLLSALMGEVPVEGKLMQPLFPFTAMVSRGDLMTANGMQLPEEIIGMKISGYSIGVGSFLDNISCVRAYVTAALFVFEDGHFVSIGQEQMKSSAEMVNNDSIGYLTTQFGNPCIKGQYITNAPRVLAAFMAAGGIQGAGNALSKWQMSYQAEGGSAIATPTGDLAHFAAGGAINEGSQKITDWLEKRIQGSFDMVFVPASIRSHSGFIPNQFSLHFSQTIAIDKEHQGRVLDYGYHQQKNFDNALR
- a CDS encoding TIGR03751 family conjugal transfer lipoprotein; protein product: MVTINKRTLTMLCASLALSACSTANISQSAIPEQGLTVSQLYQQSMQQPIQKAVVQQVRFEDSGEEFKQLPNSEVPIHIFAHVAQLGDEQIIKPAYTTRFFLYKQNQYALASELY